GATGCCCAGCACCAGTATGGCGGTCTCGCGATCGGCGGCGTCGCGGACCAGGGTCGTGCAGTCCTGGTGGGTAAGTTCGAATATGGCGGAGCGTATTTCCTCCGGCCGCGTCAGCAGAAAGTCCGGTTCGGGCTCTTTCAACGGCATGGCGATTCCAGCGTAGAGATCAATCGATTTTGTTGGTGGGCATGCCCGGCAGCGCTTTTTCGGGCCTTGCTTCAAGTCGGTACAGCCATGCCAGGAGTTCGGCGACCGCCAGGTACAGCTGTGGCGGTATGTGCGCGTCCAGGTCCACCTGCATCAACAGTCCGACCAGCTCCGGCGACTGATGCACGTACATGCCGTTTTCGCGTGCGGTGCGGATGATGGTGTCCGCGAGCGTTCCGTAGCCTTTGGCAACGACGCGCGGCGCGGTTTCGCCGTCCTGGTAGGAGAGGGCGACCGCGGCGGGGCGCGCCGTATCGTGGTCGGCGGAGCGCGGCAAATTCATGGCAGCGGCTCCGGCGCCGGCGCGTGCGCGCTCACGGTCAGCTGGGCCAGTTGCAAGCCGGCGTTTTCCAGGTGCTGGCGCAGATCGGCGCCGCCGGCAGCGATTTCGCCTTCGCTTTCGGGGGCCACGATCTGCAATGCCAGGCGTTGCCCGGACAGCGAAATGTTGGCTTCGACGGTGCCCAGCCGCGGCATGGTCAGCACCAGCCGGGTCGCCCAGGCCGCGGTCGCCTCGCCGGCGGGGTGCGCGGTTTCGTCGCGGGGTTCGCGCCGGATCTCCCACCACATTTCCGTGCCCGGCCAGGCCGTGCCCTCCCACGCCAGCGTCTGGTTGGCCAGCACTTCGAGCTGCTGGCGTACCAGCAGCGTGGCGTCCGGATGGATGCCGGGCGGCGCGGCGGGGGCATGACCCGGCGTCGAAGCCGACCAGGTGGATGCCGAACTACCCGCTGGCGAGCCATCGGCCTGGGCCATCATGGGCGCCGCGTGGGTGGGCAGGTTCAGGCGCGGATTCTCCGCCAGGATGGATTGCCTGGGTACCGGCGTCTGGATGGGTTGTGCCTGGCTGGCATCGAGCGCGGCCTGCGGTTCCCCGCGCAGCTGCGCGATGCCGCGTTGCCCATAGGCCACGTCGCCCAGGTGCGATTCATAGAACAGTCCGCTGCTTTCGATGGCTTGCCGCAGGGCTTGCGCCAGGGGCCCTGGCTGCGGGCCGTTCGTGTTCAGCGTGGCGGCCCGGGCACTTTCCGCGCCCTGCGCGCCGGACTGGCCGCCGGCCCGCGACGGGGCGTTACCGGCCATGTCGTCGGCGCCGGCCTCGGCGGCGAGGGCGGCGGTGGCCCCATTCGCGCCGCCCGCCGCGCCGTTCCGTGTCGCGCCTGCGGGTGCGTTCGTATTCGGGTTGCCGGCGCCGGCATCCTGTTGCCCGCCATCGTCCGCCGCGGGGCCCTGTACCGCCCGCGGTTCGCCCTGCGCCGCGCCCGCCTGGCCGGGACGTGTGCCCGCGGGCCCGCCGTCATGCCCGGCATCCGGTTGCGTCTCGGCGGACCACAGCGGTGCCTTGCCGGCGAGAGCCGGCGCGCTTTCCGGGTATTGGGCCAGCAGGGTCAGGATGACCCGCGCCGTCTGTCCCAGCGTGGTGGGGGCGGAAGGCGTGGTATCGGTGCTGACGAAGCGGCTGCGCAGCGCGGCCGCGAGATCGGCCTGCTCCGCGGCCTCGCGCAATGCCGCGCGTTCGCGTCCGGTCAGGTTGCCCAGTTGGTCGGCGCCGCGGCCCTGCGGATCCGGACGCAGCCCGTCGATACTGCCGGGCGGAATGACCGCATCGCGCAATGTCGCGGTGTTGCCTTGCTGAGCGAGCTGCGTCCCCAGCACGGCATCCAGCCGCTGGACCAGCAGCGAACTGAGCGCGGTAGGCCCTACGCTCATTGCCGCGCTCTCCTGTCGTTACGCGGCTCCCCAGCGCTCCCTTCGGGCGGCCGTGCGGAAGCGCGGACACGGGGGCCCTCCTGTCGCTTCGCGACATCCTCCCCGAGGGAGGACGCGCTCCCTTCGGGCGGCCGTGCGGAAGCGCTCATGCCACCGGCGCCTTAAACCCATAAGCATTGAGCGCGGCTTGTTGGCGCTTCATGCGGCCCAGCAGGTCGCTCATGCGCGCCAGCTCGGGAATCGCGAGGTCGCGCGTGTTGGCGTCGTTTTCCAGGATCTGCACCAGCATGTCGTGTTTCTCGCGCCGTTCCGCATCGTCGAGCGGTTCGGTGACGCCGATGGTGCGCAGGCGTTCGACGATCTCGCAATAGGTCTGGCCGAACTGGAGAACGCCGCTCCAGTCCTGGGCGCGTGCGGAGTTCAGCATCGCCGCTGTGACAGCGACGATCTCGCGATAGAGCTCGAGAATGATTTGCGAGGACTGGGACGACATAGATGGCCTTGTGGCGCGACGAGTATTATTGGGAGGTCCCGGGCAATCAGGTGCGGGCGGCTTCGCCGGGGCGGTCCACCGATGTCTGCCAGGCTTCCTGAAGCTGGGCCAGCAGCGCGTCGGCGGTTTCCAGCAGCGTGGCATCCACCTTCAGGTTGGCGTTGACCAGCGTGCGCATCACGTAGTCATAAAGGTTGTTCAGGTTGGCGGCGACTTCGCCGCCGGCTTCGAGGTCGAGCGCCTGCTTCAAGCCTTCGTCCACCAGGCGGATCGCCTTGTTGATGGCAACCGCGCGCGCCGGTCCATTGCCTTGCTCCATATGGATGCGAGCCTGGCCCAGCGCCGCGCGCGCGGCGGTGTACAGCAATGTGATCAGTTTTTCCGCGCTGGCGCTCATCACCTGCGTTTCCAGGCCGACATCGGCATAGGAACGCACGGAATAAGCGTTGTCGGGGCGGCGCGATGCGTAAGCCATTACTTGCTCTGGCCCGATAGGGCGGCGAATTGTTGCGTCAGGTACGAGCTGGTGCTGTTCATCTGCGCGACGAAGGCATCCAGCTGCACGAATTGCGCGCGGATATTGGCGATATCGGCGTCGATGCGGTCGCTCACGCTGTCGTACTGATCTTGCAGGGTCTTCTGCGTTTCGGTCAGTCCGGCCGTGCGCGAGGCCAGCAGCCCGTTGGAACCCAGGATGCCATTGATGGCAGTCCCCATGCTGGTGCCCAGCGCGGTCAGAATGTCGCCGACGTCCTTGGGGTTGCTCGACAGCGAGTCGTTCAGCGAATGCAGGTTCTTGCTATCGATCGTATTCAGGTTCAGGTCGAGCGTGCCGTCATCCGGGTTCGTCGTGATGCCCAGGTCCTGGATCGTCTTCAGCGTGTCGGTGCTCGATGCGAGTACGCGCAGTGCGCTCGACAGGCTGGACGCAATGGAACGGGTCGTGCTGTCGCCGGTAAGTGCCGAGCCCTGGTTCGAGGTCGGATCGTATTTCGTCAGCGACGTCACCATCGTTTGCAGCGCGTTGTACGAGGTGACGAAGTTCTGCACGGCGCTGACCACCCCGGAGGAGTCCGTCGCGACGTTGACCGTCACCGGCGCCGTCGTCAGATCGCTCAACGTAATGGTGACATTGTCGATATTCTTATCGAGCGTATTGGACCCGCTGACGATTTCCACGCCATTGACATTGACTTTCGCGTCGGTCGCCGCCACCTGTTGCGTCATGCCGCCGGTGGGCGTCGCCGAAGCGTCGTAGCCGATGGCGCTCTGGATGGCGCTATTGGTCGATGTGATCTTGGTGACGGCAGCCTGCGTGCCCGTGTCGGCCGACGTCAGCTGCAGATAACTTTTGCCGGAGCCATCGGTCAGGATGGCCGCCGTCACGCCGGCCGCGTCGTCCGCGTTGATCGCCTTGGCGATGCCGTTCAGCGTCGTGTTGCTGCTGACGTCGATGGTATGGCTGGTGCCGTCGGCCAGGGTCACCGTAATGCTGCCGCCGGTACCGATGTTCTTGGTGCGGTCGGCGATGGCGCCGGACTTCAGTTGCTCCGCGGTGGCCAACTGGTCGACGCTGATCTTGTACTGAGCGGGCGTGGCGCCCGGCGTCGTCTTGACGGTAAATGCCTTGCTGTCGCCGACGATCGTCGCCGTCGTGGCGTTATAGGTCTTGGGGTCGGCCAGGGCGTTTGCCGCCGTCTGCAACGTCTCGATAGCCTGCTGCAATGTGCCGTAGGCGGATAGCTGGGTGGTGACCAGCGTCTGCTGGTTCTGGATGGGGACCAGCGCTTGTTTTTCGCTGTCTTGCAGGCTGTCCAGAATACCTTGCAGGTCCAGATTCGAACCGGAACCGAGGGACGTAATTGGCGGAAGGGCGGAAGTTGCCATCGTGCTGTTTCCTTGATGCGCTTATTCTGTCAAACACCTTGCCGGCCCGAAACGTCGGGTAAACGGCATAAGGCGGGCTTGTTCGGTGCTTTTCCGTGACGTTCGAATGGCGGGCGAGCCCTCACGCGCTGGTTTCCACGCCGCCGCCCTGGAGTTTGGTAATCATCTTGGCTATGTTCAGAACCGTCTCGCTGGGGATGGTCTTGATGGTGTCCCCAGTTTTCGAGTCCTTGATGGAAATCACCACTCGATGCGTATCGGGATCAATGTCGAATTGCACCTGGGTGG
Above is a genomic segment from Bordetella genomosp. 11 containing:
- a CDS encoding EscU/YscU/HrcU family type III secretion system export apparatus switch protein, giving the protein MNLPRSADHDTARPAAVALSYQDGETAPRVVAKGYGTLADTIIRTARENGMYVHQSPELVGLLMQVDLDAHIPPQLYLAVAELLAWLYRLEARPEKALPGMPTNKID
- the fliD gene encoding flagellar filament capping protein FliD; amino-acid sequence: MATSALPPITSLGSGSNLDLQGILDSLQDSEKQALVPIQNQQTLVTTQLSAYGTLQQAIETLQTAANALADPKTYNATTATIVGDSKAFTVKTTPGATPAQYKISVDQLATAEQLKSGAIADRTKNIGTGGSITVTLADGTSHTIDVSSNTTLNGIAKAINADDAAGVTAAILTDGSGKSYLQLTSADTGTQAAVTKITSTNSAIQSAIGYDASATPTGGMTQQVAATDAKVNVNGVEIVSGSNTLDKNIDNVTITLSDLTTAPVTVNVATDSSGVVSAVQNFVTSYNALQTMVTSLTKYDPTSNQGSALTGDSTTRSIASSLSSALRVLASSTDTLKTIQDLGITTNPDDGTLDLNLNTIDSKNLHSLNDSLSSNPKDVGDILTALGTSMGTAINGILGSNGLLASRTAGLTETQKTLQDQYDSVSDRIDADIANIRAQFVQLDAFVAQMNSTSSYLTQQFAALSGQSK
- a CDS encoding flagellar protein FliT produces the protein MSSQSSQIILELYREIVAVTAAMLNSARAQDWSGVLQFGQTYCEIVERLRTIGVTEPLDDAERREKHDMLVQILENDANTRDLAIPELARMSDLLGRMKRQQAALNAYGFKAPVA
- a CDS encoding flagellar hook-length control protein FliK, which translates into the protein MSVGPTALSSLLVQRLDAVLGTQLAQQGNTATLRDAVIPPGSIDGLRPDPQGRGADQLGNLTGRERAALREAAEQADLAAALRSRFVSTDTTPSAPTTLGQTARVILTLLAQYPESAPALAGKAPLWSAETQPDAGHDGGPAGTRPGQAGAAQGEPRAVQGPAADDGGQQDAGAGNPNTNAPAGATRNGAAGGANGATAALAAEAGADDMAGNAPSRAGGQSGAQGAESARAATLNTNGPQPGPLAQALRQAIESSGLFYESHLGDVAYGQRGIAQLRGEPQAALDASQAQPIQTPVPRQSILAENPRLNLPTHAAPMMAQADGSPAGSSASTWSASTPGHAPAAPPGIHPDATLLVRQQLEVLANQTLAWEGTAWPGTEMWWEIRREPRDETAHPAGEATAAWATRLVLTMPRLGTVEANISLSGQRLALQIVAPESEGEIAAGGADLRQHLENAGLQLAQLTVSAHAPAPEPLP
- the fliS gene encoding flagellar export chaperone FliS, which gives rise to MAYASRRPDNAYSVRSYADVGLETQVMSASAEKLITLLYTAARAALGQARIHMEQGNGPARAVAINKAIRLVDEGLKQALDLEAGGEVAANLNNLYDYVMRTLVNANLKVDATLLETADALLAQLQEAWQTSVDRPGEAART